Proteins encoded together in one Mycobacterium sp. MS1601 window:
- a CDS encoding helix-turn-helix domain-containing protein, whose amino-acid sequence MRKMDKEREQLLGELRFAYENGASIRTLAATTGRSYGSIHSMLLESGTTMRSRGGPNHRTRLR is encoded by the coding sequence ATGAGGAAAATGGACAAGGAGCGTGAGCAACTGCTCGGCGAGCTCCGGTTCGCGTACGAGAACGGCGCGAGTATCCGGACGCTGGCGGCCACCACGGGGCGGTCGTACGGGTCCATCCACAGCATGCTGCTGGAGTCGGGGACGACGATGCGCAGCCGCGGGGGACCCAATCACCGCACCCGGCTCAGATGA
- a CDS encoding ABC-F family ATP-binding cassette domain-containing protein, giving the protein MITATDLEVRAGARTLLAAEGPALRVQPGDRIGLVGRNGAGKTTTLRILAGEGEPYAGTVTRTGEIGYLPQDPKEGDLDVLARDRVLSARGLDVLMTDLEKQQVLMAEVADDVARDKAVRRYGQLEERFAALGGYAAESEAGRICASLGLPDRVLTQPLRTLSGGQRRRVELARILFAASDSGSGSATTLLLDEPTNHLDADSIVWLRDFLKSHTGGLIVISHDVELLAAVVNRVWFLDAVRGEADVYNMGWQKYLDARATDEQRRRRERANAEKKASALRAQAAKMGAKATKAVAAQNMLRRAERMMAELDDERVADKVARIKFPTPAPCGRTPLVVKGLSKNYGSLEIFTGLDLSIDRGSRVVVLGLNGAGKTTLLRLLAGVETPDSGGLDPGHGLKIGYFAQEHDTLDDHASVWENIRHAAPDTGEQDLRGLLGAFMFTGAQLDQPAGTLSGGEKTRLALAGLVASAANVLLLDEPTNNLDPASREQVLDALRSYLGAVVLVTHDPGAAEALNPQRVVLLPDGTEDFWSDEYRELIELA; this is encoded by the coding sequence GTGATCACCGCAACGGACCTGGAGGTTCGTGCCGGCGCACGTACGTTGTTGGCCGCGGAAGGACCCGCCCTGCGGGTACAGCCAGGTGACCGGATCGGGCTGGTGGGACGTAACGGCGCTGGGAAGACCACCACGTTGCGGATCCTGGCCGGTGAGGGCGAGCCCTACGCCGGCACTGTCACCCGCACCGGCGAGATCGGCTATCTGCCGCAGGATCCCAAAGAGGGCGATCTGGATGTGTTGGCCCGCGACCGGGTGCTCTCGGCGCGTGGTCTGGACGTGCTGATGACCGACCTCGAGAAGCAGCAGGTGCTGATGGCCGAGGTCGCCGACGACGTTGCCAGGGACAAGGCGGTGCGCCGCTACGGTCAACTGGAAGAGCGGTTCGCCGCGCTCGGCGGATACGCCGCCGAGAGCGAAGCCGGCCGGATCTGTGCCAGCCTGGGACTTCCCGACCGCGTGCTCACCCAGCCGCTGCGCACCCTCTCCGGCGGTCAGCGCCGTCGTGTCGAGTTGGCCCGCATCCTGTTCGCGGCCTCGGATTCCGGCTCGGGTTCAGCGACCACGCTGCTTCTCGACGAGCCCACCAACCACCTGGACGCCGACTCCATCGTCTGGCTTCGTGACTTCCTCAAGAGCCACACCGGCGGTCTGATCGTGATCAGCCACGACGTCGAACTGCTGGCCGCCGTGGTGAACAGGGTGTGGTTCCTGGACGCCGTGCGCGGCGAAGCCGATGTCTACAACATGGGCTGGCAGAAGTACCTCGACGCTCGCGCCACCGATGAACAGCGTCGCCGCCGCGAGCGGGCCAATGCCGAGAAGAAGGCCTCCGCCCTGCGGGCGCAGGCCGCCAAGATGGGTGCCAAGGCAACCAAAGCCGTTGCGGCGCAGAACATGTTGCGCCGTGCGGAACGCATGATGGCCGAGCTGGACGACGAGCGGGTGGCCGACAAGGTGGCCCGGATCAAGTTTCCGACGCCCGCGCCCTGTGGCCGTACCCCGCTGGTGGTCAAGGGACTGAGCAAGAACTACGGGTCGCTGGAGATCTTCACCGGCCTCGACCTGTCCATCGACCGCGGGTCCCGGGTTGTGGTGCTGGGTCTCAACGGTGCGGGCAAGACCACGCTGCTGCGTCTGTTGGCCGGCGTGGAGACCCCGGATTCCGGCGGCCTCGACCCGGGGCACGGCCTCAAGATCGGCTATTTCGCGCAGGAGCACGACACCCTCGACGACCACGCCTCGGTGTGGGAGAACATCCGCCACGCCGCTCCCGACACCGGTGAGCAGGACCTGCGCGGTTTGCTGGGCGCGTTCATGTTCACCGGCGCGCAGCTGGATCAACCGGCGGGCACCCTTTCTGGCGGTGAGAAGACCCGGCTGGCGTTGGCAGGTCTGGTCGCGTCCGCGGCGAATGTGCTGCTGCTCGACGAACCCACCAACAACCTGGACCCGGCTTCGCGGGAACAGGTGCTGGACGCGCTGCGCAGCTATCTGGGGGCGGTGGTGCTGGTGACGCATGACCCGGGTGCGGCCGAGGCGCTGAACCCGCAACGCGTGGTACTGCTGCCTGACGGCACCGAAGATTTCTGGTCCGACGAGTATCGGGAACTCATCGAACTCGCTTGA
- a CDS encoding enoyl-CoA hydratase, which translates to MSSDNFVLVDRPRDQVALVTLNRPERMNSMAFDVMVPLKKALDQLNDDNSVRAVVLTGAGRGFSSGADHKSAGSVPNVDGLTRPSFGLRSMQVLDDVILGLRRLHQPVIAAVNGAAIGGGLCLALACDIRVAGAAAYFRAAGINNGLTASELGLSYLLPRAIGTSRAFELMLTGRDVDAVEAERIGLVSRQVPDDQLLATALEMGERIASFSRPGIELTKRTLWSGLDAGTLEGHMQAEGLGQLYVRLLTSNFEEAVAARAQQRPAVFTDDKT; encoded by the coding sequence GTGAGCAGCGACAACTTTGTCCTCGTCGATCGCCCCCGGGACCAGGTGGCCCTGGTGACGCTGAATCGCCCCGAGCGGATGAACTCGATGGCGTTCGACGTCATGGTGCCGTTGAAAAAGGCGCTGGACCAGCTCAACGACGACAACAGCGTGCGGGCCGTGGTGCTCACCGGCGCCGGGCGGGGATTCTCGTCGGGGGCCGACCACAAATCCGCAGGCAGCGTCCCGAACGTCGACGGGCTGACCCGGCCGAGTTTCGGACTGAGGTCCATGCAGGTGCTCGACGATGTGATTCTCGGTCTGCGGCGGTTGCATCAACCCGTGATCGCGGCGGTGAACGGCGCCGCCATCGGCGGCGGACTGTGTTTGGCGCTGGCCTGTGACATCCGGGTGGCGGGCGCGGCCGCGTACTTCCGCGCCGCCGGCATCAACAACGGGCTGACCGCCAGTGAACTGGGCCTGTCCTATCTGCTGCCACGAGCGATCGGGACCTCGCGGGCCTTCGAACTGATGCTCACCGGCCGCGACGTGGACGCCGTCGAAGCGGAGCGGATCGGCTTGGTGTCGCGGCAGGTTCCCGACGACCAGCTGCTGGCGACGGCCCTGGAGATGGGGGAGCGAATCGCGTCGTTCTCACGTCCGGGAATCGAGTTGACGAAGCGCACGCTATGGAGTGGGCTGGACGCCGGTACCCTAGAGGGGCACATGCAGGCAGAAGGCCTGGGCCAGCTCTACGTACGCCTGCTCACCTCGAACTTCGAAGAAGCGGTAGCGGCGCGCGCGCAGCAGCGGCCAGCGGTCTTCACTGACGACAAGACCTGA
- the trxA gene encoding thioredoxin, which translates to MATRDITAEQFNDTINDNEIVLVDFWASWCGPCRAFAPTFAKSSEQHSDVVFAKVDTEAEQQLAAAAQIRSIPTLMAFKKGKLVFNQAGALPPAALEDLIQQVKDFDVEAAAAAAAADGNTTEA; encoded by the coding sequence GTGGCAACTCGAGATATCACAGCCGAACAGTTCAACGACACCATCAACGACAACGAGATCGTGTTGGTCGACTTCTGGGCGTCGTGGTGCGGTCCGTGCCGTGCGTTCGCCCCGACGTTCGCGAAGTCCTCGGAGCAGCATTCCGATGTGGTGTTCGCCAAGGTCGACACCGAGGCCGAGCAGCAGCTGGCTGCTGCCGCGCAGATCCGGTCCATCCCCACGCTGATGGCCTTCAAGAAGGGCAAGCTGGTGTTCAACCAGGCCGGCGCCCTTCCGCCCGCCGCGCTGGAGGACTTGATCCAGCAGGTGAAGGACTTCGACGTGGAAGCGGCGGCAGCTGCGGCCGCTGCCGACGGCAACACCACAGAAGCGTGA
- a CDS encoding family 16 glycosylhydrolase produces the protein MGTAGVAAAADGSTGASSSSSSSSASSSAADKDSDNGASTDSETTNTDANDTDDSDTDDAGTHDTDTDADDTDTDTDTDDAGAEDSDSSEDDTEAEDDTDTDGDDAAADSGEDTAAVKPVSSGSGDGYQNTNTSEPQTSVKAVSVKTEADAAVEPAGKASDIAEVPAALTSATPEAQVTASTAAVAETSTADAALVAGRVTVGTMIVDVMTWIGLPPPPSAARLLPIGLPGFVESFWVSLRTQMYRTPGQPAQPGGPPEPGQPQQPEQPGSGLPNSSDLPLVWETNFTSIDEALKYWGVQTGRWGQSAGENQYYTDFGNVYLNDEGHVVIVTRQETAPDGLGAPHNYTSTRLVTYGKASVTVGQRIVARIQMPYTQGSLPAFWTVGMEPGHEFDWPRQGEIDIVELPGFGDIDASKYWTGNIHGPAQGDNTVDVKLHGNDADIGVDLSQGFHEYGIDWYSDRIVWHVDGKQVGEITQAQYEALGGDWTPFSGAWPHYLILNNAVGNPWTGDPDETSVFPMEMTIDWVKVYDL, from the coding sequence ATGGGGACCGCGGGTGTCGCCGCTGCAGCCGACGGGTCAACGGGTGCCTCGTCGAGCAGTTCGTCCAGCAGTGCGTCGAGCAGTGCGGCCGACAAGGACAGTGACAACGGTGCATCCACGGACAGCGAGACCACGAACACCGATGCCAACGACACCGACGACAGCGACACCGATGACGCCGGCACCCACGACACCGACACCGACGCGGACGACACCGACACCGACACCGACACCGATGACGCCGGCGCCGAGGATTCCGACAGCTCGGAAGACGACACCGAAGCGGAAGACGACACCGACACCGACGGAGATGACGCTGCCGCGGACAGCGGCGAAGACACCGCCGCGGTGAAGCCGGTTTCGTCCGGCTCGGGCGACGGCTACCAGAACACGAACACCTCGGAGCCGCAGACCTCTGTCAAGGCAGTGTCCGTCAAGACCGAGGCAGACGCAGCCGTCGAGCCGGCGGGAAAGGCGAGTGACATCGCCGAGGTGCCGGCGGCGCTCACGAGCGCCACGCCGGAGGCTCAGGTGACCGCAAGCACCGCGGCCGTGGCCGAGACCAGCACTGCTGACGCGGCGCTGGTTGCAGGTCGTGTCACCGTGGGCACCATGATCGTCGACGTCATGACATGGATCGGCCTGCCGCCGCCGCCGTCGGCTGCCAGACTGCTGCCGATCGGCCTGCCGGGTTTTGTCGAGTCGTTCTGGGTGTCGCTGCGTACGCAGATGTACCGCACGCCGGGACAACCGGCCCAGCCCGGAGGGCCACCGGAACCGGGGCAACCTCAGCAACCGGAACAGCCAGGATCAGGATTGCCGAACAGCAGTGATCTGCCGCTGGTGTGGGAGACGAACTTCACCAGCATCGACGAGGCGCTGAAGTATTGGGGTGTGCAGACCGGTCGGTGGGGCCAGTCGGCCGGCGAGAACCAGTACTACACCGACTTCGGCAATGTCTACCTCAACGACGAAGGCCATGTCGTCATCGTCACCCGGCAGGAAACCGCTCCCGACGGACTCGGCGCCCCGCACAACTACACCTCCACCCGGCTGGTCACCTACGGCAAGGCCTCGGTGACGGTGGGACAGCGGATCGTCGCCCGCATCCAGATGCCGTACACGCAGGGCAGCTTGCCGGCGTTCTGGACTGTCGGCATGGAACCGGGACACGAGTTCGACTGGCCCCGGCAGGGCGAGATCGACATCGTGGAGCTCCCCGGATTCGGCGACATCGACGCCAGCAAGTACTGGACCGGCAACATCCACGGCCCCGCGCAGGGCGACAACACCGTCGACGTGAAGCTGCACGGCAACGACGCCGACATCGGTGTCGACCTGTCGCAGGGTTTCCACGAGTACGGCATCGACTGGTACTCCGACCGGATCGTCTGGCACGTGGACGGCAAGCAGGTCGGCGAGATCACGCAGGCGCAGTACGAGGCTCTCGGCGGCGACTGGACGCCGTTCTCCGGTGCCTGGCCGCACTACCTGATCCTCAACAACGCGGTGGGCAATCCCTGGACCGGTGACCCCGACGAGACGTCCGTCTTCCCGATGGAGATGACGATCGACTGGGTGAAGGTGTACGACCTCTGA
- a CDS encoding metal-sulfur cluster assembly factor yields MRDVVDPELGINVVDLGLVYGLDVEDAEAGRVALIDMTLTSAACPLTDVIEDQSRTALVGAGLVSEIKINWVWNPPWGPDKITEDGREQLRALGFTV; encoded by the coding sequence ATGCGCGACGTGGTGGACCCCGAGCTTGGCATCAACGTGGTGGATCTCGGCCTTGTGTACGGCCTTGATGTCGAGGACGCGGAGGCCGGACGGGTTGCGCTGATCGACATGACCCTCACCTCGGCCGCCTGCCCGCTGACCGATGTCATCGAGGACCAATCGCGCACCGCTCTGGTGGGTGCCGGCCTGGTCAGCGAGATCAAGATCAACTGGGTGTGGAACCCGCCGTGGGGCCCGGACAAGATCACCGAAGATGGCCGCGAACAGTTGCGCGCGCTCGGCTTCACCGTCTGA
- the sufU gene encoding Fe-S cluster assembly sulfur transfer protein SufU — translation MYQEVILDHYKHPHHRGLRDPFGAEVHHVNPTCGDEVTLRVALSDDGEQVLDISYDGQGCSISQAATSVLTDQVIGQTVGDALKTVAAFSEMISSRGTVEGDEDVLGDGIAFAGVAKYPARVKCALLGWMAFKDALVQAKEKVK, via the coding sequence ATGTACCAGGAAGTCATCCTGGACCATTACAAGCACCCGCACCATCGCGGGTTGCGTGATCCCTTCGGGGCCGAAGTGCACCACGTCAACCCCACCTGTGGTGACGAGGTCACGCTGCGGGTGGCGCTGTCCGACGACGGCGAACAGGTGCTCGACATCTCATATGACGGGCAGGGTTGCTCCATAAGCCAGGCCGCGACGTCGGTGCTCACGGATCAGGTGATCGGCCAGACGGTTGGTGACGCGCTGAAGACGGTCGCTGCGTTCTCGGAGATGATCTCGTCCCGCGGAACCGTCGAAGGTGACGAAGATGTGCTCGGTGACGGCATCGCCTTCGCAGGAGTGGCCAAGTACCCGGCGAGGGTGAAGTGTGCGCTCCTGGGATGGATGGCGTTCAAGGACGCGTTGGTGCAGGCAAAGGAGAAGGTGAAGTGA
- a CDS encoding cysteine desulfurase: MTTSVGKPLDAAELTRIRADFPILSRVMRGGNQLAYLDSGATSQRPLQVLDAEREFLLNSNGAVHRGAHQLMEESTDAYEQGRFDIAAFVGADVDEVVFTKNATESINLVSYALGDNRFEHAVGPGDVIVTTELEHHANLIPWQELARRTGATLKWYGVTDDGRIDLDSLELDERVKLVAFTHHSNVTGAVAPVAELVARAKAVGALTVLDACQSVPHQPVDFHALDVDFAAFSGHKMVGPNGIGVLYGRRELLNALPPFITGGSMIETVTMETTTYAPAPQRFEAGTPMTSQVVGLAAAARYLGAIGMPAVEAHEAALVAAALDGLSAVPGVRIIGPMSGELRGSPVSFVVDGIHAHDVGQVLDDEGVAVRVGHHCAWPLHRRFGIAATARASFAVYNTLDEVDRLVAGVRRAVEFFA, translated from the coding sequence GTGACGACGTCTGTCGGCAAACCTCTCGATGCCGCCGAGCTCACCCGGATCAGGGCGGATTTCCCCATCCTGTCGCGGGTGATGCGCGGCGGCAACCAGCTCGCTTATCTGGATTCCGGTGCCACCTCGCAGCGCCCGCTGCAGGTGCTCGACGCCGAACGCGAATTCCTGCTGAATTCCAACGGCGCTGTGCACCGCGGTGCGCACCAGCTGATGGAGGAATCCACCGACGCCTACGAACAGGGCCGCTTCGACATCGCGGCCTTCGTGGGCGCCGACGTCGACGAGGTGGTGTTCACCAAGAATGCCACCGAGTCGATCAACCTGGTGTCGTATGCGCTGGGTGACAACCGCTTCGAGCATGCTGTGGGTCCGGGTGACGTCATCGTCACCACCGAACTGGAGCACCACGCCAACCTGATCCCGTGGCAGGAACTGGCGCGTCGTACGGGAGCCACGCTGAAGTGGTACGGCGTGACGGACGACGGCCGCATCGACCTGGACTCGCTGGAACTCGACGAGCGGGTCAAGCTCGTCGCCTTCACACACCATTCCAATGTCACAGGCGCGGTGGCGCCGGTGGCGGAACTGGTGGCGCGGGCGAAAGCCGTCGGTGCCCTGACTGTTCTGGATGCCTGCCAGTCGGTGCCGCACCAGCCGGTGGACTTCCACGCACTCGACGTCGATTTCGCGGCGTTCTCGGGCCACAAGATGGTGGGCCCCAACGGTATCGGTGTGCTCTACGGCCGCCGTGAGCTGTTGAATGCCCTGCCGCCCTTCATCACCGGCGGCTCCATGATCGAGACAGTCACCATGGAAACCACCACCTACGCACCCGCGCCGCAGCGCTTCGAGGCGGGTACCCCGATGACGTCACAGGTGGTCGGATTGGCTGCTGCCGCACGCTATCTCGGTGCCATCGGGATGCCGGCCGTCGAAGCGCACGAAGCCGCGTTGGTGGCCGCCGCGCTGGACGGGCTGTCCGCGGTGCCCGGCGTGCGCATCATCGGGCCGATGTCAGGAGAGCTTCGCGGATCACCAGTGTCGTTTGTGGTGGATGGTATCCACGCCCACGACGTCGGTCAGGTGCTCGACGACGAGGGAGTGGCAGTGCGGGTGGGGCACCACTGCGCGTGGCCCCTGCACCGCCGCTTCGGCATCGCGGCCACTGCGCGAGCATCGTTCGCGGTGTACAACACCCTCGACGAGGTGGATCGCCTGGTGGCCGGAGTGAGGCGCGCTGTGGAGTTTTTTGCGTGA
- the sufC gene encoding Fe-S cluster assembly ATPase SufC, with protein sequence MTTLEIKDLHASVFTPEGGEVPILKGVDLTVKSGETHAVMGPNGSGKSTLSYAIAGHPKYTVTSGSITLDGQDVLEMSIDERARAGLFLAMQYPVEVPGVSMSNFLRTAATAVRGEAPKLRHWVKEVKGAMSDLDIDPAFGERSVNEGFSGGEKKRHEILQLGLLKPKIAILDETDSGLDVDALRVVSEGVNRYKETEDGGVLLITHYTRILRYIKPQFVHVFVGGRIVESGGPELADELEAGGYERFAQAVSQT encoded by the coding sequence ATGACCACTCTGGAAATCAAGGACCTGCACGCATCGGTCTTCACCCCGGAAGGGGGCGAGGTCCCGATTTTGAAGGGCGTCGACCTGACCGTGAAATCCGGTGAGACCCATGCCGTCATGGGCCCCAACGGATCCGGCAAGTCCACGCTGTCCTACGCCATTGCCGGGCACCCCAAGTACACCGTCACCTCCGGGTCCATCACGCTCGACGGCCAGGATGTGCTGGAGATGAGCATCGACGAAAGGGCGCGTGCGGGGCTCTTCCTTGCCATGCAGTACCCGGTCGAGGTGCCCGGGGTGTCCATGTCGAACTTCCTGCGCACCGCCGCCACGGCCGTACGCGGCGAGGCTCCCAAGCTGCGGCATTGGGTCAAAGAGGTCAAGGGCGCGATGAGCGATCTGGACATCGACCCGGCCTTCGGCGAACGCAGTGTCAACGAAGGCTTTTCGGGTGGCGAGAAGAAGCGTCACGAGATCCTGCAGCTGGGCCTGCTGAAGCCGAAGATCGCCATCCTCGATGAGACCGACTCCGGTTTGGACGTCGACGCGCTGCGCGTGGTCAGTGAAGGCGTGAACCGCTACAAGGAGACCGAAGATGGCGGCGTCCTGTTGATCACGCACTACACCCGCATCCTGCGCTACATCAAGCCGCAGTTCGTGCATGTGTTCGTGGGCGGGCGCATCGTCGAATCCGGTGGCCCGGAACTGGCCGATGAGCTCGAAGCCGGCGGTTACGAACGCTTCGCCCAGGCTGTGTCCCAGACATAG
- the sufD gene encoding Fe-S cluster assembly protein SufD: MTQNLTEAVEGIVKNKGELFASFDVNAFEVPGGRDELWRFTPLKRLRGLHDGSAVTSGSAVITVSENPGVTVETVGRDDTRLGEAGTPTDRVAAQAYSSFQTATVVTVARDTEVAEPIEIVIDGPGAGVVTYEHLQIRVEELSRATVVVDLRGSGILADNVEIIVGDAAKVGVIWIADWADDTVHVSAHHAKLGKDAVLGHVNVTLGGDVVRTSATVRFTAQGGDAQLLGTYFADDGQFFESRLLVDHAYPNCKSDVLYKGALQGDPDSRKPDAHTVWIGDVLIRAEATGTDTFEINRNLVLTDGARADSVPNLEIETGEIVGAGHASATGRFDDEQLFYLRARGIPEEQARRLVVRGFFNEIIAKIAVPAVRERLTEAIERELAITESRTA; encoded by the coding sequence ATGACGCAAAACCTGACCGAAGCTGTCGAAGGCATCGTCAAGAACAAGGGCGAACTGTTCGCCTCGTTCGACGTCAACGCGTTCGAGGTACCCGGCGGCCGTGACGAGTTGTGGCGGTTCACCCCGCTCAAGCGCCTGCGCGGCCTGCACGACGGGTCCGCGGTCACCTCCGGGTCGGCGGTCATCACCGTCTCCGAGAACCCCGGCGTGACGGTGGAGACCGTCGGGCGCGACGACACCCGCCTGGGAGAGGCCGGCACTCCCACCGATCGGGTTGCCGCACAAGCGTATTCGTCGTTCCAGACGGCCACCGTGGTGACCGTCGCCCGGGACACCGAGGTCGCCGAGCCCATCGAGATCGTGATCGACGGACCCGGCGCCGGCGTGGTGACCTACGAGCACCTGCAGATCCGCGTCGAGGAGCTGTCTCGGGCCACCGTGGTGGTGGACCTGCGCGGCAGCGGCATCCTGGCCGACAACGTCGAGATCATTGTCGGCGACGCCGCCAAGGTGGGCGTCATCTGGATTGCCGACTGGGCCGACGACACCGTGCACGTCAGTGCACACCACGCCAAGTTGGGCAAGGACGCGGTACTGGGGCACGTCAACGTCACCCTGGGCGGCGATGTGGTGCGCACCTCGGCCACCGTCCGGTTCACCGCCCAAGGCGGCGATGCCCAGTTGCTCGGCACGTACTTCGCCGATGACGGCCAGTTCTTCGAGTCGCGGCTACTCGTGGACCACGCTTACCCGAACTGCAAGTCCGATGTGCTGTACAAGGGTGCGCTGCAAGGGGATCCGGATTCCCGCAAGCCCGACGCCCACACCGTGTGGATCGGCGACGTGCTGATCCGCGCGGAGGCCACCGGCACCGACACCTTCGAGATCAACCGGAACCTGGTGCTCACCGACGGCGCCCGCGCCGACTCGGTGCCCAACCTGGAGATCGAGACCGGTGAGATCGTCGGCGCCGGACACGCCAGTGCCACGGGACGTTTCGACGACGAGCAGTTGTTCTACCTGCGCGCCCGGGGTATCCCAGAAGAGCAGGCCCGCCGCTTGGTGGTGCGCGGTTTCTTCAACGAGATCATCGCCAAGATCGCCGTGCCCGCCGTGCGCGAGCGCCTCACCGAAGCCATCGAACGAGAACTAGCCATCACCGAATCGAGAACCGCGTAA
- the sufB gene encoding Fe-S cluster assembly protein SufB has product MTLTPETPLTQEETIASLGKYGYGWSDSDVAGASAQRGLSEAVVRDISAKKSEPEWMLDVRLKALRTFDKKPMPNWGSELDGIDFDNIKYFVRSSEKQAATWDDLPADIKNTYDKLGIPEAEKQRLVSGVAAQYESEVVYHSIREDLEAQGVIFLDTDSGLREHPELFKQYFGTVIPAGDNKFSALNTAVWSGGSFIYVPKGVHVDIPLQAYFRINTENMGQFERTLIIADEDSYVHYVEGCTAPIYKSDSLHSAVVEIVVKPGARVRYTTIQNWSNNVYNLVTKRARAEAGATMEWIDGNIGSKVTMKYPAVWMTGEHAKGEVLSVAFAGEGQHQDTGAKMLHLAPNTSSNIISKSVARGGGRASYRGLVQVNKGAHGSKSSVKCDALLVDTISRSDTYPYVDIREDDVTMGHEATVSKVSEDQMFYLMSRGLTEDEAMAMVVRGFVEPIAKELPMEYALELNRLIELQMEGAVG; this is encoded by the coding sequence ATGACACTCACACCGGAGACGCCACTGACTCAAGAGGAGACCATCGCCTCGCTGGGTAAGTACGGCTACGGCTGGTCCGACTCCGATGTCGCAGGCGCCAGCGCCCAGCGTGGGCTGTCCGAGGCCGTCGTCCGCGACATCTCCGCCAAGAAGAGCGAACCCGAGTGGATGCTCGACGTGCGCCTCAAGGCGCTGCGCACTTTCGACAAGAAGCCGATGCCCAACTGGGGTTCGGAGCTCGACGGCATCGACTTCGACAACATCAAGTACTTCGTGCGCTCCAGCGAGAAGCAGGCGGCCACCTGGGATGACCTGCCCGCCGACATCAAGAACACCTACGACAAGCTGGGCATCCCCGAGGCCGAGAAGCAGCGGCTGGTCTCCGGTGTCGCCGCGCAGTACGAGTCCGAGGTGGTCTACCACTCCATCCGCGAGGACCTCGAGGCCCAGGGCGTCATCTTCCTGGACACCGACTCCGGCCTGCGTGAGCATCCCGAACTGTTCAAGCAGTACTTCGGCACCGTGATCCCGGCCGGTGACAACAAGTTCTCCGCGCTCAACACCGCGGTGTGGTCGGGAGGGTCGTTCATCTACGTGCCCAAGGGCGTCCATGTCGATATCCCGCTGCAGGCCTACTTCCGGATCAACACCGAGAACATGGGCCAGTTCGAACGCACGCTGATCATCGCCGACGAAGACTCCTACGTGCACTACGTGGAAGGGTGCACCGCACCCATCTACAAGAGCGACTCGCTGCACTCGGCTGTTGTCGAGATCGTGGTCAAGCCGGGTGCGCGCGTGCGGTACACCACCATCCAGAACTGGTCGAACAACGTCTACAACCTGGTGACCAAGCGGGCCCGCGCCGAGGCCGGCGCCACCATGGAATGGATCGACGGCAACATCGGGTCCAAGGTCACCATGAAGTACCCGGCCGTGTGGATGACCGGTGAGCACGCCAAGGGTGAGGTGCTCTCGGTGGCGTTCGCAGGTGAAGGGCAGCATCAGGACACCGGCGCCAAGATGCTGCACCTGGCGCCCAACACGTCGAGCAACATCATCTCCAAGTCGGTGGCTCGCGGCGGTGGCCGTGCGTCATATCGCGGCCTGGTGCAGGTGAACAAGGGCGCCCACGGCTCCAAGTCGAGCGTGAAATGTGATGCGCTGCTGGTGGATACCATCAGCCGGTCGGACACCTACCCCTACGTCGACATCCGCGAGGACGACGTGACCATGGGGCACGAGGCCACCGTCTCCAAGGTCAGCGAGGACCAGATGTTCTATCTGATGAGCCGCGGCCTCACGGAGGACGAGGCCATGGCCATGGTGGTGCGCGGTTTTGTCGAGCCCATTGCCAAGGAACTCCCGATGGAGTACGCGCTGGAGCTCAACCGCCTCATCGAGCTGCAGATGGAAGGTGCTGTCGGTTAA